AGGTTGTAGATGCCCGCCCGCGCGCTCGGGACACCGGTGGTGACGCTCCAGGCCATCGCGTCCTGAGCCAGGGCGTCGTTCTTCTCGACGAGGTCCAGGCCGCGCGGGAACGGACAGCCGGCGTCCACCCGGAAGCTGGGCTGCTGGCCGCCGATCGAGAGGGCCGGATGCACCGACTTCACCTGCGGCACCAGGATGCCGGTCACGTCCTTGTAGTAGATACCGTCCAGGATGTGCGTCGCGCCCAGGTTGATGTTCAGGAAGCTGGGCTCGTCATCGAGGTCGTTGGCCACCTCGTTGCCCATCACCCAGAGGCAGGTGTTGTGGGCGCTGTTCCTGAGCCAGTCGTCCAGGAGCACGTCGTCGAAGGCCAGATCGTCGGGCGGCGCGTTCTGGATCGTGAACGAGGGCAGATCGCCGCTGTCCCAGACGATCACCTCGTACTGATCGATGTCGCCGATCTCGGCCCGGCCACCCAGACCATTGTTCAATCCCGAACTGGGGGCCTGGGTCGTGTAGATGTCGTAGCCGGAGTAGCCGTTGTACAGGAACGCCTCGTCCCAGTAGGGCTGATTCCCGAAATCGTCGTCGCACAGCAGCATCGTCGCCCCCGCCGTCGGCAGGCAGCGCACGATGTAGTACGAACGCAGATCGGGGTTGCTGCTCTCAGCCCAAGCCGGGCGCGTCTGCGACGTGTTGTCGACCGCGGTGCCCTTGTAGTAGAGTTCGATGACGTCCCCCGCCTCGAAGTAGTCCTCGGCGAAGTCGAAGGCATACCAGTGGGGACTGATCTCGCCCTGGTAGCGCGCGGTATCGGCAACCGCGACGTTCCACGTCTCGCCATTGACGACGGTCGTGCCGATCCAGGGCGAGTAGATGCCGTCGCTGGCGTCGGGGTCGCCCATTGCCGGGTCCGTTGACCCGGCATGCGGACCGGCGGTCACGCGCGAGTGCAGGTACAACCGGGGACGCACCTCACCCGGAACACTGGCGGGATCCCGCTGGATGCCGCCGTGCCCGTCCATGCGCAGCTTGATCAGCGTGGAGTCGCCGATGACCAGCGTCGTGCCGCTGTACGGCTGGACGTCGATGGCGCTGTCGATCCGGACCTTGCCGTTCGCCTCGGGGAAGTTGTCCTGGAAGCGACGGAAGACATCGACGTCCCAGGCGATCGACGAGGTGTTGATCAGCCTGGCGGACACCATGTCGAAGTAGGGCGCCGGCGTGTGACCGGTGCCGTCGCCGTAGTTGTCGCACCAGTAAGGGCACATGTCGATCACCATCAGTCGGATGGCCATGCCGTCGACGGTGTTGCCAGGCCCCGCCGACTCAGCGAGCTGCTGTGTGTAGTCACGGGTGTGCCCCAGCCAACCATAGTAACCAGGGCCGTAGTACACCGTGTAGTTGGCCTCCCACTGACCGAGACAGGGCGCCTCGATGGTGTGAGCAGCAACGTAGCTCTGGACGAAAATGAGCGTGTTGAGCGGCAGGTCCCAGTAGACAAGCGCGCTGAAGATGAACCGGGAACCGGGAACGTGCGCGGCATCGACGCTGATGCCGACAGGATCGCCCAGGGTGTGCGCCCGCTCGAAGAGCGGGCTTTGGACGCCGTTGTCGAAGTAGGGCGGGCCGTAGGGAGTCACCGGAATCGGATACTCGGGGTTCGTCGTGTTCAGATCGAAGAAGGCCCAGGCGTAGCTCGAATTGACGACGCACTGGTCTTCCGAAAACAGGCTGTGGTAGAGCGCGCCGTAGGCGCCGGCGCCCGCTGGAACGGTGGCGTCCAGCGCGTGGAAATCGGCCTCGTTGCCGCTCTCGAAGTTCCAGGCGACGTCCGTCGCACCGGTGTAGTCGATCTCCATGTTGTCGATCCACACGGCACCGATGTCGGTGATGAAGGAACCGTCCTCGTCGGACCAGCCGCCGTCGGACACGAAGGCGAAGATCAGCTCGTCCACGTCGCCGATGGCGATCGGGCCGTAGTGGATCACGGTCTGCTCGCCGCCGACCGCGTTGCTCAGCAGCTCGACGGGGTCGTTGGCGCCGGCCTTCGCGTACAGCGTGAAGAAGTCGTAGACATCGCCCTCGAAGTCGCCGACGTAGTCGAACTCGAGGTTACCGGCGGTCGCCGCCGCTGGGACGTCGAGCACGAGCCACTGATTCCAGCCGCCGCCGTACCCGGTGGGATTGACCCAGCCGCAGACGTTCCGACGGCCGCACCACCAGGCGTAGTCGTTGCCGGCCGTCGGGCCGCCCGTCGGGGGCAGGCCGGCCGCCGACTGGAAGTCCGTAGCGTGGCCGTTGCTCAGGTTGAGCGCCTGCAGGTGCCACCAGATGCCAAGCTGGGCCGTCGCATCCACGGGCGTCCAGCCCGCCGTGGCCGGACCGCCGGCGTGGTCGAAAGTGTAGCCGCGCGGGTCCGTGCCCGGCGCGCCGTAGGCGCCCGGGCCCGAAGCGGCGAAGAGGAAGAGGGTGTCGGCGCGCACCCCGGCGGGCGCGGCCTCGACCGGAGGCGGCTCGCTCGCGAAGAACACGCGCTCCCGGGGCCCCGGCTCCCGGCTCAGGCCCGGGGCGGCGAGCGATGTCGCGAGCAGGACAGCGAGCGCGAGCGACGAACTGCGCATCTTCCCTCCCGATCGGCTGCAGCTGCCGCCGCGGGAGCGCACCAGGGGTAAGCCAACTAAGCATAACCGATCGCCGCCGCCCGGGCAAACCCGGCAACCCTCTGCTGTCGAAACGGTTGCGGCACCCACGCGAGCGAACTCGCCTCCCTCCCGCGCGCGTTGTTTCGCGCGCGAGAGGAAACGAGCGAGCGTTGCTACTGCAACATCAGCAGCTTCTGCGTGGCGATCTCGCCGCCCGCACTCAGGCGCAGGAAGTAGGTGCCGGAGGCCAGTTGCCGGCCCCGCGCGTCCCGGCCATCCCAAGTCCGGCTGAACGCCCCCGCTGGGAAGTCGCCGTCGGCGAGCAGAGCCACCTCCCGTCCGCTGAGTCGGCGGCTGCGCCTGCGCCGTCGGGATCAGCAGGAGCGCGCTGGCGGCAAGCGCTGCCAGCGCGGCGAGGATCCGTCGCTGCGAATTCGGCATGGGGACTCCTCCGTGGTCGGAGTGTGGGCGAAGGCGTCGGTCAGGGCAATCAATCGAGGCGGACCAGCCGCTGCGTGGCCACGCCGCCGGCCGCGCGCAGGCGGCAGAAGTAGACGCCGCTCACGACGGGGCGGCCCCCGTCGTCCTTGCCGTCCCAGCTCACGCTGCTCGGGCCGGCGGGGAGCTGTCCGTCCAGGAGCTGGCGCACGCTCCGCCCCTGCACGTCGAAGACGCTGAGCTCGACGCGCTCGGCGGCCGGCAGGCTGAAGCGCAGGGTCGTCGCGGCCCGGAAGGGATTGGGCGCGCTGGGCTCGAGGCGCAGCCCCGGTAGCGCGGCGCTCGGCTCCACTGCCGTCGGGTCCGCGTACTCGACGCTGAGCACGGCGATGCCGCGGCTCGCGCAGCTCAGCCAGAGCTCGTAGCCGCTGGGCAGCGGGCGCACCTGGGCGGCGTAGATCTGCGCGTGCGGCAGGCCGCCCCACTGCGGCTCGCCGTTCAGCGGCGCCGGGTAGTAGCCGGCGTCGACGCCGTCGAACCAGAGCAGGCCGTGGGGCGTCCCGTTCCAGCCGCCCGGATCGAACATCCCGAACCACAGGCGCCCGTCGGGCGTCACCGCGAGCGGGCTGGCCCCCACGCAGGAGCAGCCGCCCAGCTCCGTGAAGAACTCGTAGCTGCCGGCGTTCGCGTCGAGCTTGAACAGGCCCGGCGTCGCGCCCAGCCAGGCCGTCCCGTTCGGGCCGGCCGCCACCCAGCCGAAGATGTCGCTCTGCGTGTTCATCTCGGGGAACTGGTCGTAGGTGCGCGAGAAGCGGTAGCTGCCGTCGGTGCGGATCACCTCGGCGTAGGTGCTCGCCCAGACGGTGCCCGGCCGGTCCGGATCCTTCTGGATGTTGTTCCCCCAGGCGCCGTTGTTGGGCACCGACACCCAGTTCGTCCCGTTGTGGTAGCGCAGCTCGAAGTAGTTGCCCAGCGACCAGAGCCGGCCCTGCGAATCCTCGACGAGGCCCTGGCTCTCGCTCATGCCGTTCAGGTTCGTCCAGCTCGCCCCGTTCCACTGGTGGATGCCACTGTAGGTGGGGTTCACGGCCACGCTGCCGCTGGAGGGCCGAAAGCCCACGGCCTGGCTGTTGTCCGTCGGGAAGGGCCAGGCAACGCCAAGGCCGTAGGTGTGGTTGTTGAAGCCGATCCAGCGCGTGCCGTCGAAGTAGGTGGCGCCGCCGAAGCCCGGGCCCGCGTTGGCGCAGGCCCAGACGCGGCCAGTGGCCGGATCGAGCGTGAGGTCGTTGTTCCAGGAGTCGTACTGGCTGGTGTTCGTGATCCGGTAGCGCTGCCAGAGACCCGTCTGCGCGTTGCGCTTGGCGGCGCCGCCCGAGCCGCTGGCCCAGACGTTGCCCGCCGCGTCGATGCCGAGGTCGTTCGTGAAGCTACCGGGACGCCAGATGCCGAGATCGAGCCAGGCGGTGCCGTTGAAGCGCCAGATGCGGCTGTTGCCGTCGGC
The genomic region above belongs to bacterium and contains:
- a CDS encoding T9SS type A sorting domain-containing protein, yielding MQRWTAGLALLMTLGLVAGVALAQPPVETWRYYRPGNTGIQGDYCDTIWIGADGDPWICGYDPSFEEGGVAKFIQAENRWLNISNIDYPVIGHPNLTGTTRVSDLALDAQGRLWMPTWRGLLRMSLATGPSSLVNFASAHPALADGGCRDIEISPDGKLWLALLGFGGAMGGILRHTPDTSDWHFWTGGNPPQGGNNWPILVWMVNAVEVQPKPGGGYLVWGDADNGASVVVFDSATQQWTYHEFAYSAGSMYGMPGRESLDAAGNLWMIRFVNFNGGNAVYSLDYRRTDGTWVTPAQPPVPGGVLDIWAFHAFGDRQALLADGNSRIWRFNGTAWLDLGIWRPGSFTNDLGIDAAGNVWASGSGGAAKRNAQTGLWQRYRITNTSQYDSWNNDLTLDPATGRVWACANAGPGFGGATYFDGTRWIGFNNHTYGLGVAWPFPTDNSQAVGFRPSSGSVAVNPTYSGIHQWNGASWTNLNGMSESQGLVEDSQGRLWSLGNYFELRYHNGTNWVSVPNNGAWGNNIQKDPDRPGTVWASTYAEVIRTDGSYRFSRTYDQFPEMNTQSDIFGWVAAGPNGTAWLGATPGLFKLDANAGSYEFFTELGGCSCVGASPLAVTPDGRLWFGMFDPGGWNGTPHGLLWFDGVDAGYYPAPLNGEPQWGGLPHAQIYAAQVRPLPSGYELWLSCASRGIAVLSVEYADPTAVEPSAALPGLRLEPSAPNPFRAATTLRFSLPAAERVELSVFDVQGRSVRQLLDGQLPAGPSSVSWDGKDDGGRPVVSGVYFCRLRAAGGVATQRLVRLD